A single region of the Acidimicrobiales bacterium genome encodes:
- a CDS encoding adenosine kinase, with the protein MSGSERGGAGFDVVALGSAIVDRLGLVDPPTLAATGLVPGTMTLIDGQEAERLWSVAGGALVAGGSAANTCAGAAALGGSVAFVGRVGDDDLGRSFADDLALVGVSFRAPPAVAGAPTARCVIFVTPDGERTMRTFLGAAPLLDVDCVDESLVAGVGFVYLEGYLWDGPAAAPALHRAIDAGRAGGSRVALSLSDPGCVERHRDDFAALLRAGSVDLVFGNESEVTELTGETSFEAAAAAMAELVPMAALTRGPAGSVVVRGGESWAVPAAPVDRVVDTTGAGDLYAAGFMVGAVRGLDPDGCARLGGLAAADVISALGARPHGDIRAAARQAGLLP; encoded by the coding sequence TCAGAACGAGGCGGAGCGGGCTTCGACGTCGTGGCCCTGGGATCGGCCATCGTCGACCGCCTCGGCCTGGTCGACCCGCCCACCCTGGCGGCCACCGGCCTGGTCCCCGGGACCATGACCCTCATCGACGGCCAGGAGGCCGAGCGCCTCTGGTCGGTCGCCGGCGGCGCCCTGGTGGCGGGTGGGTCGGCGGCGAACACGTGTGCGGGAGCGGCCGCCCTGGGCGGGAGCGTCGCCTTCGTCGGCCGGGTGGGCGACGACGACCTCGGCCGCTCCTTCGCCGACGACCTGGCTCTGGTGGGGGTGAGCTTCCGGGCCCCGCCGGCGGTGGCGGGCGCCCCCACCGCCCGCTGCGTGATCTTCGTGACCCCCGACGGGGAGCGGACCATGCGCACGTTCCTGGGTGCCGCCCCGCTGCTCGACGTGGACTGCGTGGACGAGTCGCTGGTGGCGGGGGTGGGCTTCGTCTACCTCGAGGGCTACCTCTGGGACGGCCCGGCGGCGGCGCCGGCCCTGCACCGGGCCATCGACGCCGGGCGGGCGGGGGGATCGAGGGTGGCGCTGTCGCTGTCGGATCCGGGGTGCGTCGAGCGCCACCGGGACGACTTCGCCGCCCTCCTGCGGGCCGGGTCCGTGGATCTGGTGTTCGGCAACGAGTCCGAGGTGACCGAGCTCACCGGTGAGACCTCCTTCGAGGCGGCCGCCGCCGCCATGGCCGAGCTGGTCCCGATGGCGGCCCTGACCCGGGGGCCGGCCGGCTCGGTCGTCGTCCGGGGCGGGGAGTCCTGGGCCGTCCCCGCCGCCCCCGTCGACCGGGTCGTCGACACCACGGGGGCGGGGGACCTGTACGCCGCCGGCTTCATGGTCGGGGCCGTGCGGGGGCTCGACCCGGACGGCTGCGCCCGGCTTGGAGGGCTGGCGGCCGCCGACGTGATCTCCGCCCTGGGCGCCCGGCCCCACGGGGACATCCGGGCCGCGGCCCGCCAGGCGGGCCTCCTCCCGTGA